The Methanocella arvoryzae MRE50 genome includes a region encoding these proteins:
- a CDS encoding NAD(P)-dependent glycerol-1-phosphate dehydrogenase, whose product MNVSKGETGVSKHSERWMQLPRNVIAGPGAIRSVGDLCRSMRLKGRGLIVTGKTTKQIAGDIVADSLREAGYGADFLLVENATMENVEKAEALARELKAEFLLGVGGGKSIDIAKIASTRLNMYYLSIPTAASHDGIASSRASIRHDGETVSMQAEAPLCVLADTSIIVRSPYKLLAAGCGDVISNYTAVLDWKLASRLRNIYFSEYAAALSQMTAEIVVNSAHMIRPGLEESAQEVVKALVSSSVAMSIAGSSAPASGSEHKFSHVLDRIAPKPALHGEQCGVGTILMMYLHGGDWEKIRDALNTIGAPVTAREMGIEDKYILQAMTEAHKIRPERYTILGDTGITLEAAEKVARATGVIE is encoded by the coding sequence ATAAATGTATCCAAAGGGGAAACAGGCGTCTCCAAGCATAGCGAGCGGTGGATGCAGCTTCCCCGGAACGTCATAGCGGGGCCTGGCGCCATCCGGAGCGTGGGCGACCTGTGCAGGAGCATGCGCCTCAAGGGCCGGGGTCTCATCGTTACCGGCAAGACCACTAAACAGATTGCCGGCGACATAGTTGCCGATTCGCTCAGGGAAGCGGGTTATGGCGCGGACTTTCTGCTCGTAGAGAACGCGACCATGGAGAACGTGGAGAAAGCGGAGGCCCTCGCCAGAGAGCTGAAAGCCGAGTTCCTGCTGGGCGTGGGCGGAGGCAAATCCATCGACATTGCCAAGATAGCCTCGACCCGGCTTAACATGTACTACCTGAGCATCCCGACGGCAGCATCCCACGATGGCATCGCCTCTTCCCGGGCATCCATCCGCCATGACGGCGAGACCGTCTCCATGCAGGCCGAGGCGCCTCTCTGCGTCCTGGCCGATACCAGCATCATCGTGAGATCGCCATACAAGCTGCTGGCAGCAGGCTGCGGCGACGTCATCTCCAACTACACCGCGGTCCTCGACTGGAAGCTGGCCTCGCGGCTGCGGAACATCTATTTCTCCGAGTACGCCGCGGCTCTGTCCCAGATGACGGCGGAAATAGTGGTCAACTCTGCCCACATGATCCGGCCCGGCCTGGAGGAATCCGCACAGGAAGTGGTCAAGGCGCTGGTCTCGTCCAGCGTGGCCATGAGCATAGCCGGATCTTCCGCCCCCGCCAGCGGCAGCGAGCACAAGTTCTCCCACGTGCTGGACCGGATCGCCCCGAAGCCTGCACTGCATGGCGAGCAGTGTGGCGTAGGCACCATCCTGATGATGTACCTCCACGGAGGCGACTGGGAGAAGATCCGCGACGCCCTGAACACGATAGGCGCCCCGGTCACCGCCAGAGAAATGGGCATCGAGGACAAGTACATCCTCCAGGCGATGACGGAAGCCCACAAGATCCGGCCCGAGCGGTACACCATCCTCGGCGATACCGGGATCACCCTCGAAGCCGCGGAGAAAGTGGCCAGGGCGACCGGAGTCATAGAGTAA
- a CDS encoding stage II sporulation protein M — MAYLYHIRAYILVIAALWIFSSLIGATMALAMPEESQQFVEVISNQMKPLLSASQFDLMIGIFLNNTRASLLAMALGLGLGLLPLLIIFVNGLAMGLVIALSTMTAGPLFIAAALIPHGIIEVPVVAISAAIGLRFGHCVLMAILRQAVDLKKELIEGVSVFVVWLVPLLFVAAFVESYVTLALVYFLMG, encoded by the coding sequence GTGGCCTACCTTTACCATATCAGGGCCTACATCCTGGTGATAGCCGCGCTGTGGATTTTCTCCAGCCTCATAGGGGCGACTATGGCCCTGGCCATGCCAGAGGAGAGCCAGCAGTTTGTAGAGGTCATCAGCAACCAGATGAAGCCCCTGCTCTCCGCATCGCAGTTCGATCTGATGATCGGCATATTCCTGAACAACACCCGGGCCAGCCTGCTCGCGATGGCACTCGGCCTCGGGCTCGGCCTGCTGCCTTTACTGATCATATTCGTCAACGGCCTCGCCATGGGCCTGGTCATCGCGCTGTCAACCATGACTGCAGGCCCCTTGTTCATCGCAGCAGCCCTGATCCCCCACGGTATCATCGAGGTGCCGGTCGTCGCGATCTCCGCCGCCATCGGGCTCCGGTTCGGGCACTGCGTACTCATGGCCATCCTCCGGCAGGCTGTAGACCTCAAAAAAGAGCTTATAGAAGGCGTATCGGTCTTCGTCGTCTGGCTCGTGCCGCTGCTGTTCGTGGCCGCTTTCGTGGAGAGCTACGTGACGCTGGCGCTGGTTTACTTCCTTATGGGCTGA
- a CDS encoding DUF63 family protein — protein sequence MLSFDIGEFVYKYYIHPIVYAGEGYNPVNTVTYAIILGISLFAILKVMDMLKVRIDEKFVVSTVPFIIVGASLRVVQDVQLVQPPLSYMFITPFVYVLAFVITAAVLLICLGLQRAGVVKDYSKPYFWTGVAGIVIVLGMLFTQEVRLWWAPVLIVLLAATFTASIYVIARHLKLDFLTNKLNIAILAAHMFDASSTFTAIDLVGGWYEEHVVPVFFIDLFGTSFVMYALKLAVFIPVIYIIEKYFKDDPQMYYGIKFVLLVLGAGPGIRNTLHMTFVSA from the coding sequence ATGTTGTCGTTTGACATTGGCGAGTTCGTCTACAAGTATTACATTCATCCCATCGTGTATGCCGGTGAGGGATACAATCCGGTAAACACCGTCACCTATGCCATTATCCTTGGTATAAGCCTCTTCGCCATATTAAAGGTAATGGACATGCTGAAAGTCAGGATCGACGAGAAGTTCGTCGTCTCCACCGTGCCGTTCATCATCGTGGGCGCCTCGCTCCGGGTCGTGCAGGACGTACAGCTCGTGCAGCCGCCCCTGAGCTACATGTTTATCACCCCGTTCGTCTACGTCCTTGCCTTCGTCATCACAGCCGCAGTGCTGCTGATCTGCCTCGGCCTGCAGCGGGCGGGCGTCGTCAAGGACTACTCTAAGCCCTACTTCTGGACCGGAGTCGCCGGCATCGTCATCGTTCTAGGCATGCTGTTCACCCAGGAGGTCCGGCTGTGGTGGGCCCCAGTACTCATCGTACTGCTGGCAGCCACCTTCACCGCCTCCATATACGTCATAGCAAGGCACCTGAAGCTCGACTTCCTCACCAACAAGCTGAACATCGCCATCCTCGCCGCCCACATGTTCGACGCCAGCTCCACCTTCACGGCGATCGACCTCGTCGGCGGGTGGTACGAGGAACACGTCGTCCCGGTATTCTTCATCGACCTGTTCGGCACCTCGTTCGTCATGTACGCGCTGAAGCTGGCAGTCTTCATCCCTGTCATCTACATCATCGAGAAGTATTTCAAAGATGACCCGCAGATGTACTACGGCATCAAGTTCGTGCTCCTGGTCCTCGGCGCAGGCCCCGGCATCCGGAACACACTACATATGACGTTCGTATCAGCATGA
- a CDS encoding CBS domain-containing protein: MVELTVIQREILSALINLFREKGRAIKGEEISERIDRNPGTVRNQMQSLKALGLVEGVPGPKGGYKATSAAYQALNLSHMDKEAEVPIYRNGERVLNTNVADIDLNTVRHPDMCRASIQILGDIRNFDVGDTIQIGPTPVNKLMVRGDVVGRDDISGIVLLSINEMISLPKKPVKDYINHKLITVPSTSTVKDALVALARNDIHGVPVEEGGKIVGIITYTDIGRAISADKGNSRVTEFMTPRVITIESDKPMYEAVALMNRNKIGRLLVTEDGRPKGMITRVDVISRLTSY, translated from the coding sequence ATGGTTGAACTGACGGTAATCCAGAGAGAAATTTTATCTGCGCTGATCAACTTATTCCGGGAGAAGGGCCGTGCTATCAAGGGAGAGGAGATCTCGGAGCGGATCGACCGCAACCCGGGCACCGTCCGTAACCAGATGCAGTCGCTGAAAGCGCTGGGCCTCGTGGAAGGAGTGCCGGGACCCAAGGGCGGCTACAAGGCGACAAGCGCAGCATACCAGGCGTTGAACCTCTCGCACATGGACAAAGAGGCGGAAGTGCCCATCTACCGCAACGGCGAGCGAGTCCTGAACACCAACGTGGCGGACATCGATCTTAACACGGTAAGGCATCCAGACATGTGCAGGGCCAGCATCCAGATACTTGGAGACATAAGGAACTTCGACGTCGGCGACACCATTCAGATCGGCCCCACGCCAGTCAACAAGCTGATGGTCAGAGGCGACGTGGTCGGCAGGGACGACATCAGCGGCATAGTTCTGCTGAGCATCAACGAGATGATCTCGCTGCCGAAGAAGCCCGTCAAAGACTACATCAACCACAAGTTGATCACAGTCCCGTCCACCTCGACGGTCAAGGACGCTCTCGTCGCCCTCGCGAGGAACGACATCCACGGCGTCCCCGTAGAAGAGGGGGGCAAGATCGTGGGCATCATCACCTACACGGACATCGGCCGCGCCATCTCCGCAGACAAGGGCAACAGCAGGGTTACCGAGTTCATGACGCCCAGAGTCATCACCATCGAGTCGGACAAGCCCATGTATGAGGCGGTCGCCCTCATGAACAGGAACAAGATCGGCAGGCTCCTCGTCACCGAGGACGGCAGGCCCAAGGGCATGATCACCCGCGTGGACGTCATCAGCAGGCTGACGTCCTATTAA
- a CDS encoding FmdE family protein, which translates to MGYQSDPEKSGLILPFSSAVKFHGHICPGLAIGYYASHIGMRWLHSHIGDDSEVMVMVENAGCAVDAVQVITGRTIGNGNLIVYDYGKQVYTFMIKGTGKGLRISLRPEYTLERIDPEIAALWEKTSAGEAKAGETVDLPRRVERICRAILETSGDVVFDIREVAIDFPGREPGAGNVICARCGEPVSSDKARKTIDGYYCQPCSQRN; encoded by the coding sequence ATGGGCTACCAGAGCGACCCTGAAAAGAGCGGCTTAATCCTGCCGTTTTCCAGCGCGGTGAAGTTCCACGGGCACATCTGCCCGGGGCTGGCCATCGGCTACTACGCCTCTCACATCGGCATGCGCTGGCTGCACAGCCACATCGGCGACGACAGCGAGGTCATGGTGATGGTCGAGAACGCGGGCTGTGCAGTGGACGCAGTGCAGGTGATCACCGGGCGAACCATCGGCAACGGAAACCTGATCGTCTATGACTATGGTAAACAGGTCTACACTTTCATGATCAAAGGCACCGGCAAAGGCTTGCGCATCTCCCTGAGGCCTGAGTACACCCTCGAACGGATAGACCCCGAAATCGCCGCCCTGTGGGAAAAGACCTCAGCCGGAGAAGCGAAAGCCGGAGAAACCGTCGATCTGCCCCGCCGCGTCGAGCGAATCTGCCGGGCTATCCTGGAGACGTCGGGCGACGTAGTCTTCGACATCCGGGAAGTGGCCATAGATTTCCCCGGCCGTGAGCCCGGGGCCGGTAACGTGATTTGTGCCCGCTGCGGCGAGCCGGTGAGCTCGGACAAAGCGCGGAAAACCATAGACGGTTACTATTGTCAGCCATGCAGCCAGAGGAACTGA